A window of Rhizobium acidisoli contains these coding sequences:
- a CDS encoding metallophosphoesterase family protein: MFKLAHISDVHLGPLPRLSIQELFSKRITGFVNWHRNRRKHLFGSTLDLLLDDIRAHEADHLAVTGDLVNLASGIEIRAAAAWLRALGDPADTSVVPGNHDAYVPGAYEKSMRAWYEYVRGDLSPPQWQEDRHIFPYLRIRDKVAIVGCSTAVATPPFAASGFFGARQARDTVNMLRAAGEAGLFRVVMIHHPPIRGATTFYKRMIGIRRFAAVISTGGAELVLHGHTHLNTLHWLRGQVQPVPVVGIASASQGPGSIKPPAAYNLFSIDGSPGAWELSGERFSVNRSGDAVMAESADIFAR; the protein is encoded by the coding sequence ATGTTCAAGCTCGCGCATATTTCCGACGTCCACCTCGGGCCGTTACCCCGTCTTTCTATCCAGGAGCTGTTTTCAAAACGCATAACGGGCTTTGTGAACTGGCATCGAAATCGACGCAAGCACCTTTTCGGCAGCACGCTGGATCTGTTGCTCGACGACATCCGCGCCCACGAGGCGGATCATCTGGCCGTCACCGGCGACCTCGTCAATCTGGCGAGCGGTATCGAGATCCGCGCCGCGGCCGCCTGGCTGCGCGCGCTCGGCGATCCCGCCGACACCTCGGTCGTTCCCGGCAATCACGATGCCTATGTGCCCGGCGCCTATGAGAAGTCGATGCGCGCCTGGTACGAGTATGTCCGCGGCGATCTCTCCCCGCCGCAATGGCAGGAAGACCGTCATATTTTTCCCTATCTGCGCATCCGCGACAAGGTTGCGATCGTCGGCTGCTCGACGGCGGTCGCCACCCCTCCCTTTGCCGCCTCCGGCTTTTTCGGCGCCCGCCAGGCCCGCGATACCGTCAACATGCTGCGCGCGGCGGGCGAAGCCGGTCTCTTCCGGGTCGTGATGATCCATCATCCGCCGATCCGCGGCGCCACCACCTTCTACAAGCGCATGATCGGCATCCGCCGCTTCGCCGCGGTGATTTCGACCGGCGGCGCCGAGCTCGTGCTGCACGGGCATACGCACCTGAACACGCTCCACTGGCTGCGCGGCCAGGTGCAGCCGGTGCCCGTCGTCGGCATCGCCTCCGCCTCGCAAGGACCGGGCAGCATCAAGCCGCCGGCCGCCTACAACCTCTTCTCCATCGACGGCTCTCCCGGCGCCTGGGAACTCAGCGGCGAACGCTTCAGC